One segment of Paenibacillus sp. FSL R7-0337 DNA contains the following:
- a CDS encoding GNAT family N-acetyltransferase encodes MKNRVTQYDRDSAQGLDWPDTEYGRYAREYLTPLLERGAQPFIDNVSTTVKVLTIDGLPVPITVNEADYDNSYVCSPYTHYVSYAREELALLNNRMLEGLLSLMLKGMGWMLRQARFNRVVQVNNWLLSTNLYPALSAEQLTAILDYLRQTYPGHTLIYRSLSRETSGEIIGRLQGYGCKLVPSRQIYLLHPDTADSKARWLVKRDMKLLAKHGYTEVGPEEITREDIPRIVELYRLLYIDKYSAYNPQFTEAYIAMALERRTLQIYGLRKEGRLDAVLGFYEREGAMTAPLFGYDTSLPQSLGLYRMLSAVLIGLAGSRGLLLHESSGVGQFKRNRGATGATEYSAVYDRGTTLLNRCGWSILELLLRRIGMPLIQKLKL; translated from the coding sequence GTGAAGAACCGGGTAACACAGTATGACCGCGATTCTGCTCAGGGGCTGGACTGGCCGGATACGGAGTATGGGCGGTATGCCCGGGAGTATCTTACACCGCTGCTGGAGCGGGGAGCGCAACCTTTTATCGATAATGTGAGTACAACTGTTAAGGTGCTGACCATCGATGGGCTGCCGGTTCCGATTACCGTCAATGAAGCAGACTATGACAACTCGTATGTATGCTCACCCTATACCCACTATGTCAGCTATGCGCGTGAGGAACTGGCCCTGCTCAATAACCGGATGCTAGAGGGCTTATTATCGCTAATGCTCAAAGGAATGGGCTGGATGCTGCGGCAAGCACGGTTTAACCGGGTGGTTCAGGTGAATAACTGGCTGCTGTCCACCAATCTGTATCCTGCCTTAAGTGCGGAACAGCTGACGGCGATACTTGATTACCTCCGCCAGACTTATCCGGGTCATACCTTAATCTATCGTTCGCTTAGCCGGGAGACCTCGGGAGAAATCATCGGCAGACTGCAGGGGTATGGCTGCAAGCTCGTTCCAAGCCGGCAGATCTACCTGCTGCACCCGGATACCGCTGACTCCAAGGCTAGATGGCTAGTCAAACGTGACATGAAGCTGCTGGCGAAGCATGGCTATACTGAGGTTGGTCCGGAGGAGATCACACGGGAAGATATTCCCCGCATTGTGGAGCTGTACAGACTGCTGTATATCGATAAATATTCGGCTTATAATCCGCAGTTCACCGAAGCCTATATTGCCATGGCGCTGGAACGGCGAACCTTGCAGATCTACGGTCTGCGTAAGGAAGGAAGGCTGGATGCGGTGCTGGGCTTCTATGAGCGGGAGGGCGCGATGACGGCGCCATTGTTCGGTTATGACACAAGTCTGCCTCAGTCCCTAGGACTCTACCGTATGCTGTCCGCTGTGCTGATCGGGCTTGCAGGCAGCAGGGGGCTACTACTGCACGAGAGCTCCGGCGTCGGCCAGTTCAAGCGCAACCGGGGAGCGACTGGTGCCACTGAATATTCTGCGGTGTATGACCGGGGGACCACTCTGTTGAACCGCTGCGGCTGGTCCATCCTGGAGCTGCTGCTCCGGCGGATCGGCATGCCGCTTATTCAGAAGCTGAAGCTGTAG
- the pgsA gene encoding CDP-diacylglycerol--glycerol-3-phosphate 3-phosphatidyltransferase, producing the protein MNLANRITLFRILLIPLFIALFPIYPEAWVNQFPILAYLEIHGVFYAAIVFIMASITDKLDGYVARKYNQITNLGKLLDPLADKLLVAAALILMVSLHMIPSWIAFLILAREVIMMGVRIAASAQKVALAADKYGKWKMVLQVAAISAILLNNAPFSLFTSFPVDLTLMYGALIITVYSGYNYIKNNYQLLQLETHTSHH; encoded by the coding sequence ATGAACTTAGCTAACCGTATTACCTTGTTCAGGATATTGCTGATTCCGCTGTTTATTGCGCTTTTTCCCATTTACCCGGAAGCCTGGGTCAACCAATTCCCGATCCTGGCATACTTAGAGATACATGGTGTTTTTTATGCAGCTATAGTTTTTATTATGGCTTCTATAACAGACAAGCTGGACGGGTACGTGGCGAGAAAATATAACCAGATTACCAATTTAGGAAAGCTGCTTGATCCGTTGGCAGATAAGCTGCTTGTTGCTGCCGCGCTGATTCTAATGGTGAGTTTGCACATGATTCCTTCTTGGATTGCTTTTTTAATATTGGCGAGGGAAGTTATAATGATGGGTGTCCGTATCGCCGCTTCAGCGCAGAAGGTAGCTCTGGCAGCCGATAAATACGGCAAATGGAAGATGGTCCTGCAAGTTGCTGCAATCTCGGCAATTCTTTTGAACAATGCGCCCTTCAGCCTGTTTACTTCCTTCCCTGTTGACCTAACCCTGATGTATGGTGCATTAATCATTACCGTATACTCGGGTTACAACTACATTAAGAACAATTATCAGCTGCTGCAATTGGAGACTCATACATCACATCATTAA
- a CDS encoding SDR family oxidoreductase: protein MNTNPSQPLGHEPVALITGTSSGFGLLTAITLARRGYRVIATMRDLGRSKELVQQAEQAGVRERIHLLALDVTDEASIASAVQASLELAGRIDVLVNNAGFAVGGFVEEVSMEAWRGQMETNFFGLIAVTKAVLPLMRVQRSGLIINVSSVSGLSGFPGYGPYAASKFAVEGFSESLRQEMLSFGVRVVLVEPGSFRTPIWDKGITGMHRNEGSPYHTRLEEVLRYSRRASETAPDPQEVADLIGRITAKRAPKLRYPVGRGSRVLMIGKALLPWKVLEGIISKSLRAMK from the coding sequence ATGAACACTAATCCAAGCCAGCCCCTGGGGCATGAACCGGTTGCGCTGATTACCGGGACCTCCAGCGGATTCGGGCTGCTGACGGCAATTACGCTGGCTCGCAGAGGGTACCGGGTCATTGCCACCATGCGGGATCTTGGCCGCAGCAAGGAGCTGGTTCAGCAGGCTGAGCAAGCGGGGGTGCGGGAGCGCATTCATCTGCTGGCACTGGATGTCACGGACGAAGCTTCGATTGCGTCTGCTGTTCAGGCTAGTCTTGAGCTCGCCGGCAGAATTGATGTGCTGGTGAACAACGCCGGCTTCGCCGTAGGCGGATTCGTGGAGGAGGTCAGCATGGAGGCTTGGCGAGGGCAGATGGAGACTAACTTTTTTGGCCTGATTGCCGTAACGAAGGCGGTGCTTCCTCTAATGCGGGTCCAGCGCAGCGGCCTAATCATTAACGTGAGCAGTGTCAGCGGACTGAGCGGATTCCCGGGCTATGGTCCGTATGCCGCCTCGAAGTTTGCGGTGGAAGGGTTCAGCGAGAGTCTGCGGCAGGAGATGCTCTCTTTTGGCGTCCGCGTTGTACTGGTTGAACCGGGCTCCTTCCGTACCCCCATCTGGGACAAAGGGATTACAGGTATGCACAGAAATGAAGGCTCCCCGTATCACACCAGGCTTGAGGAAGTGCTGCGGTACTCCCGGCGCGCGTCCGAGACGGCTCCCGATCCGCAGGAGGTAGCTGATCTGATTGGACGGATCACTGCCAAACGTGCACCGAAGCTGCGCTATCCTGTAGGCCGGGGCTCGCGGGTGCTCATGATCGGCAAGGCCCTGCTTCCCTGGAAGGTGCTGGAGGGGATTATCTCCAAATCACTGCGGGCAATGAAATGA
- a CDS encoding DUF4265 domain-containing protein, with the protein MPGTVGLHICFDGQGREIEVLDVTRVDKDTYRIEETPIFNPGIALGDIIRVSEREGIAYYIETVKKSGLVRYAWLLSKETAASGEIRSFTERVTEHGGRWEQIFGGLLVIYLPKHSAVDAEQEMSRIIEHFEG; encoded by the coding sequence TTGCCGGGAACGGTTGGATTACATATATGCTTTGATGGGCAAGGCCGGGAGATTGAGGTGCTGGATGTGACCCGGGTCGACAAGGACACCTACCGGATTGAGGAGACGCCGATTTTTAACCCGGGGATTGCGCTTGGCGACATTATCCGGGTGAGTGAGCGTGAGGGGATCGCGTATTACATTGAGACGGTGAAGAAGTCCGGGCTTGTCCGGTATGCCTGGCTGCTGAGCAAAGAAACGGCGGCTTCCGGCGAGATCCGCAGCTTCACGGAGCGGGTTACAGAGCATGGGGGCAGATGGGAGCAGATCTTCGGGGGACTGCTGGTGATTTATTTGCCTAAGCACTCTGCTGTAGACGCGGAGCAGGAAATGTCGCGGATTATTGAGCATTTTGAAGGCTAA
- the lepB gene encoding signal peptidase I: MKKFLKQWVPSIAIGIILSLFIRTYVAEAMRVPTGSMIPTIAINDRLVVDKMLWNTSLKHGDIVVFHPPVAEDAHKRYVKRLIGLPGDVIEIKEGKLYRNHETIAEPYLQEAMTYTFGPVTVPADHYFFLGDNRNVSYDAHLWETPFVDKDALIGKVLFDVNQLF, encoded by the coding sequence TTGAAGAAATTCTTGAAACAGTGGGTGCCGAGCATTGCCATTGGCATTATTCTATCTTTATTTATCCGTACCTACGTAGCGGAAGCAATGCGTGTGCCTACCGGCTCGATGATTCCGACTATAGCGATTAACGACCGGCTTGTGGTGGACAAAATGCTCTGGAATACCTCGCTGAAGCATGGCGATATCGTGGTGTTCCATCCGCCGGTTGCCGAAGATGCGCATAAAAGATATGTAAAACGGCTGATCGGTCTGCCGGGCGATGTGATTGAGATCAAGGAAGGCAAGCTGTACCGCAACCATGAGACTATTGCCGAGCCGTATCTCCAGGAAGCGATGACCTATACCTTCGGGCCGGTCACCGTTCCCGCAGACCATTATTTTTTCCTGGGCGACAACCGTAACGTCAGCTATGATGCTCACTTATGGGAGACTCCGTTCGTAGACAAGGATGCGCTGATCGGCAAAGTACTGTTCGATGTGAACCAGTTGTTCTAA
- a CDS encoding Dabb family protein: MYEHLVAFRFKEQFEPIQEQDLLQALLALKKQIPGIIDLTAGVNVTEEQENVHGYTLGLRVTFESQEALRAYGPHPAHQKFVSMLEGILENVVVVDYPI; the protein is encoded by the coding sequence ATGTATGAGCATCTCGTCGCCTTCCGCTTCAAAGAGCAATTCGAACCAATCCAGGAGCAAGACCTGTTACAAGCACTGCTGGCGCTAAAAAAGCAAATCCCCGGCATCATCGACCTTACAGCAGGCGTTAATGTGACCGAGGAGCAGGAGAATGTCCACGGCTATACGTTGGGGCTCCGCGTGACCTTTGAGAGTCAGGAAGCCCTGCGTGCCTACGGGCCTCATCCGGCCCATCAGAAGTTCGTATCCATGCTGGAGGGAATCCTGGAGAACGTTGTGGTGGTCGACTACCCGATTTAG
- a CDS encoding HD domain-containing phosphohydrolase, whose protein sequence is MKVHVTDLKHGDCLMADTFNGVGLHVLPKGTRVEREEISILIRHKIDYVDIEQRSGLNTDEEAAPSHGLHDDFDLAILNYEAIFLEALTKGSFSQSAVDDTLKPLLETLEGQKDVVSLLLLLDRDDIDTYHHSLQVGLLSYYIAAWMGYSKEERFLISRAGYLHDIGKSQVPLSILNKQGLLTDSEKDELARHTFYGYDLIRGSKMDEVTALVALQHHEYEDGSGYPNHLLKKEIHPYAQIVSVANIYMSLTTSTANRPKQGLVTVLRKVHEMGFGKLNETVVQALTGHLLPSFVGKNVQLSNGEVGMIVMNNPLDLFKPLVKVGESFRDLSRERSLSIDEVVN, encoded by the coding sequence TTGAAAGTACATGTCACGGATCTGAAGCACGGTGATTGTCTCATGGCAGACACTTTCAATGGTGTAGGGCTGCACGTTCTCCCCAAGGGGACGCGTGTGGAACGGGAAGAGATTAGTATCCTGATCCGGCACAAAATTGATTATGTCGATATCGAGCAGCGCAGCGGGCTGAATACGGATGAAGAAGCTGCGCCCAGCCACGGGCTGCACGATGATTTTGATCTCGCTATTTTGAATTATGAAGCGATTTTTCTGGAAGCCTTGACGAAGGGCAGCTTCTCGCAGTCGGCAGTCGATGATACGCTGAAGCCGCTGCTGGAGACGTTGGAAGGGCAAAAGGATGTTGTCTCCCTGCTGCTCCTGTTGGACCGGGATGACATCGATACATATCACCACTCGTTACAGGTGGGCTTATTATCCTATTATATTGCTGCGTGGATGGGTTACTCCAAGGAGGAGCGCTTCTTGATCAGCCGTGCAGGCTACCTGCATGATATCGGCAAAAGCCAGGTGCCCCTGTCGATCCTGAACAAGCAGGGTCTGCTGACGGATTCCGAGAAGGATGAGCTGGCACGGCACACCTTCTATGGCTATGATCTGATCCGCGGCTCCAAAATGGACGAGGTTACCGCGCTGGTAGCCCTCCAGCATCATGAATATGAGGATGGTTCAGGCTATCCGAATCACTTGCTCAAAAAAGAGATCCATCCATACGCCCAGATTGTTTCCGTAGCCAACATCTATATGTCGCTCACCACCTCTACTGCGAACCGTCCCAAGCAGGGGCTGGTCACGGTGCTGCGCAAGGTACATGAGATGGGCTTCGGCAAGCTGAACGAGACGGTGGTGCAGGCATTGACCGGACATTTACTGCCGAGCTTCGTGGGCAAGAATGTACAGCTTAGCAACGGCGAAGTGGGCATGATCGTCATGAATAACCCGCTGGACCTCTTTAAGCCGCTGGTAAAAGTGGGCGAGAGCTTCCGGGATTTGTCGCGTGAACGCAGCCTGTCCATCGACGAAGTGGTGAACTGA
- a CDS encoding GTP pyrophosphokinase family protein: protein MHTDNQLEKLKQLKYELTRFMMIYKFALAEMETKIDILKEEFQLLHDYSPIEHTKSRIKSPESIMKKMLRKNSELSLPQIRASIKDIAGLRITCSFISDIYQVSAMLQKQDDLKVLEVKDYIKNPKPNGYQSLHLLIEVPVFMSDCQEHVCVEVQIRTIAMDFWASLEHKIFYKYSQAVPEHLTRELKNAADKAYELDVQMERLHREIKEIKDSQEDEDPFSELRDMILGNQQFSLPDNFVKLLKE, encoded by the coding sequence ATGCATACCGACAACCAGTTAGAGAAATTGAAGCAGCTCAAATATGAGCTTACCCGCTTTATGATGATTTACAAGTTCGCTCTTGCCGAGATGGAGACCAAGATTGATATCCTCAAAGAGGAATTCCAGCTCCTTCACGACTATAGCCCGATTGAGCATACCAAGTCCCGGATCAAATCCCCGGAGAGCATTATGAAGAAAATGCTGCGTAAGAACAGTGAGTTGTCCCTCCCACAGATCAGAGCCAGTATTAAGGACATCGCCGGGCTGCGGATCACATGTTCGTTCATTTCGGATATTTATCAGGTTAGCGCCATGCTGCAGAAGCAGGACGATCTCAAAGTGCTTGAGGTGAAAGATTATATTAAAAACCCGAAGCCGAACGGTTATCAGAGTCTGCATCTGCTTATCGAGGTTCCCGTATTCATGTCGGACTGTCAGGAGCATGTCTGTGTTGAGGTACAGATCCGCACGATAGCTATGGATTTCTGGGCCAGTCTGGAGCATAAAATTTTCTATAAATACAGCCAGGCGGTTCCTGAGCATCTGACCCGTGAACTTAAGAATGCGGCTGACAAGGCGTACGAACTCGATGTGCAGATGGAGCGGCTGCACCGTGAAATTAAGGAAATCAAGGATTCGCAGGAGGACGAAGATCCATTCTCCGAGTTGCGGGATATGATTCTGGGCAATCAGCAGTTCAGTCTGCCGGACAACTTTGTTAAGTTGTTGAAGGAATAG
- a CDS encoding HAD hydrolase family protein, whose translation MHRKAYVTDLDGTLLNSEQKLSAYTVQVITEAMEQGMIISFATARGFISADSVVADIPWRYPVILYNGALIYDSVARRVIDGYWLDPAISGEIITLGRAYGITPFHFLLDATGSERVLYEAPTRTGDVEFCNSRKNDVRFRQVEMLECPAGHRTVVMTFIGKLEELEPLHQKVLERFGAEVHIHFMKDIYIEDHYFLEFSHPNANKSQGLKLWAQHMDLLATDIVVFGDHLNDLGLFAAAGTSVAVENAQEELKVIAHVITASNNDDGVAVFLAETMNKGAITG comes from the coding sequence ATGCATAGAAAAGCCTACGTTACTGATCTGGATGGAACTCTGCTGAACTCGGAACAAAAGCTGTCGGCATACACTGTACAGGTGATTACAGAAGCGATGGAACAGGGAATGATTATCAGCTTTGCAACTGCAAGAGGATTTATCAGTGCTGACAGCGTAGTGGCAGATATCCCTTGGAGGTATCCGGTGATTCTTTATAATGGTGCGCTTATCTATGACAGCGTAGCACGTAGGGTGATTGACGGCTACTGGCTGGATCCCGCTATTTCCGGGGAAATTATAACGCTGGGGCGGGCTTATGGAATCACCCCTTTTCATTTTTTGCTGGATGCAACAGGCAGTGAGCGGGTGTTGTATGAAGCTCCTACCCGGACTGGTGATGTGGAGTTCTGTAATTCCCGGAAGAATGATGTGCGTTTCCGTCAGGTAGAGATGCTTGAATGTCCTGCCGGGCACCGGACCGTTGTAATGACTTTTATAGGTAAGTTGGAGGAGCTGGAGCCGCTTCACCAGAAGGTGCTTGAGCGCTTTGGCGCAGAAGTTCATATTCATTTTATGAAGGATATATACATAGAGGATCATTATTTTTTGGAATTTAGCCATCCGAATGCGAATAAAAGTCAAGGGCTTAAGCTATGGGCACAGCATATGGACCTTCTTGCCACGGATATTGTGGTGTTCGGCGATCACTTGAATGATCTGGGCCTGTTCGCTGCGGCCGGGACGAGTGTTGCGGTTGAGAACGCTCAAGAGGAGCTCAAAGTAATTGCACATGTAATTACAGCATCCAATAATGATGATGGTGTAGCAGTGTTTCTCGCGGAGACTATGAACAAGGGAGCGATTACAGGATGA
- a CDS encoding glycoside hydrolase family 9 protein, translating to MSDKRLRTIAVNQAGYSSGGDKLALFSGDNPRYHIIDIASKNVVFTGQTGAYIEDKPSGCRVRSGDFSALTSPGKYRIEGAEGEQSAAFVIADKPYQELQQGLLKAFYYYRCGVELDGEYAGAWGHKACHLAEGTVIGQPGLSLDSSGGWHDAGDYGKYSGPGAKAVTDLLLAWELYPAAFAGVHTLPESDGSLPDVLLECTVELDWLFKMQESGSGGVYHKLTTAHFPGLDVMPEEDTAELYFSPVSAAATGDFAGVMAMAARIYKPFDEAYAARCLEAARAAWSWLTAHPHVPGFTNPRGITTGEYGDKVDSDERFWAAAELFRTTGDEQFHSAALELAKLPFPKYSFGWGDMGGYGTLAYLLIGEAGTEPSLYAELREGLLAEADRLLRQSHDDGYRISLLEQDYIWGSNMLVMNHAMLLLAAEHFSGEQEYAACALDHLHYLLGRNVLGISYVSGFGEHAVMHPHHRPSVGDHVVEPVPGLVVGGPDRGLHDEYVKEHLRRKPAAQCYADHEDSYSTNEVTIYWNSPALFVTARFNC from the coding sequence ATGAGTGACAAGCGTCTTCGTACCATTGCAGTGAACCAGGCGGGTTATTCAAGCGGAGGAGATAAGCTGGCTCTGTTCTCCGGTGATAACCCACGTTATCATATAATTGACATAGCAAGTAAGAATGTGGTATTCACCGGACAGACCGGGGCTTATATTGAGGATAAGCCCAGCGGCTGCCGTGTACGCAGCGGAGATTTCTCGGCGCTTACCTCACCCGGGAAGTACCGGATCGAAGGGGCGGAGGGCGAGCAGTCCGCTGCATTTGTTATTGCAGACAAGCCGTATCAGGAGCTGCAGCAGGGATTGCTGAAGGCCTTCTATTACTACCGCTGCGGCGTGGAACTTGACGGAGAGTATGCGGGAGCCTGGGGGCATAAGGCCTGCCATCTGGCAGAGGGTACAGTCATCGGCCAGCCTGGGCTGAGTCTGGACAGCAGCGGAGGGTGGCACGATGCGGGAGACTACGGAAAATACTCCGGGCCGGGAGCGAAGGCCGTAACAGATCTTCTTCTGGCTTGGGAGCTGTATCCTGCGGCATTTGCTGGTGTACATACGCTTCCAGAGAGTGACGGCAGCCTGCCGGATGTCCTGCTGGAATGCACAGTGGAGCTGGACTGGCTATTCAAAATGCAGGAGTCCGGCAGCGGCGGGGTCTACCACAAGCTGACCACGGCGCATTTCCCCGGCCTTGATGTGATGCCGGAGGAGGATACTGCGGAGCTGTATTTCTCGCCGGTCTCTGCGGCTGCTACCGGGGACTTCGCCGGGGTGATGGCTATGGCGGCGCGGATCTACAAGCCGTTCGATGAGGCATATGCGGCGCGGTGTCTGGAAGCCGCGCGGGCTGCCTGGAGCTGGCTGACTGCGCATCCGCATGTACCAGGCTTCACCAATCCGCGAGGGATTACCACGGGGGAATATGGCGATAAGGTTGACAGCGACGAGCGCTTCTGGGCAGCGGCGGAGCTATTCCGCACGACAGGAGATGAACAATTCCACAGTGCGGCGCTTGAGCTTGCCAAGCTGCCGTTCCCCAAATACAGCTTCGGCTGGGGGGATATGGGCGGCTATGGCACACTGGCATATCTGCTCATAGGGGAAGCAGGCACGGAGCCATCTCTCTATGCTGAGCTAAGGGAGGGCTTGCTGGCAGAAGCAGACCGCCTGCTGCGGCAGAGCCATGACGACGGCTACAGAATCTCGCTGCTGGAGCAGGACTATATCTGGGGCAGCAATATGCTGGTCATGAACCATGCCATGCTGCTGCTGGCAGCGGAACATTTCAGCGGGGAACAGGAATATGCTGCTTGTGCTCTGGATCATCTGCATTACCTGCTGGGCCGCAATGTGCTGGGGATCAGCTATGTGAGCGGCTTCGGCGAACATGCGGTCATGCATCCCCATCACCGCCCGTCTGTGGGCGATCATGTGGTTGAGCCGGTTCCGGGCTTGGTGGTTGGCGGTCCGGACCGGGGACTGCATGATGAATATGTGAAGGAGCATTTGCGGCGCAAACCCGCAGCCCAGTGTTACGCGGATCACGAGGACAGTTATTCTACGAACGAGGTAACGATCTACTGGAATTCACCGGCATTGTTCGTGACGGCGAGATTCAATTGCTGA
- a CDS encoding HAD family hydrolase — protein MQSFKVISLDMFQTLVNIESRRAEVWRPILQQKFSEARALQLGKQLLSRYYAAACEAREAGTFISSREIYYRGFQSVFQESGLDCDCEQAVDNLFAQHRLSEMYEDTEAFLQRICRDYQVCIVSDTDDLMLPEFYRNYPIALFTSETYQSYKNDTHNRMFTEVITHYGVEPEQIIHIGDSASDILGAARAGIKSCWLNRNGQPWELEVKPDVTAGTLEEAYELISREQ, from the coding sequence ATGCAGTCATTTAAAGTGATTAGTCTGGATATGTTCCAGACCCTGGTGAATATTGAGAGCAGGCGGGCAGAGGTCTGGAGGCCGATTCTCCAGCAGAAGTTCAGTGAAGCAAGGGCACTGCAGCTCGGCAAGCAATTGCTGAGCCGTTATTATGCCGCAGCCTGCGAAGCCCGGGAGGCGGGTACTTTTATCAGTAGCAGAGAGATTTATTACAGAGGGTTTCAGAGCGTATTCCAGGAGTCCGGTTTGGATTGCGATTGTGAGCAGGCAGTGGATAACCTCTTTGCCCAACACCGGCTGTCTGAAATGTACGAAGACACAGAGGCCTTCTTACAGCGCATATGCCGGGATTATCAAGTGTGCATTGTAAGTGATACAGATGATCTAATGCTTCCTGAGTTCTACCGGAATTATCCCATCGCGCTGTTCACCTCTGAGACGTATCAGTCATATAAGAATGACACGCATAACCGTATGTTTACTGAGGTGATAACCCATTATGGGGTGGAGCCGGAGCAAATTATCCACATTGGAGACTCTGCGTCAGATATTCTCGGAGCAGCCAGAGCCGGAATCAAATCCTGCTGGCTCAACCGGAACGGTCAGCCCTGGGAGCTTGAAGTCAAGCCGGATGTTACAGCGGGAACACTGGAAGAGGCCTATGAGCTGATATCCAGAGAACAATAA
- a CDS encoding YfiT family bacillithiol transferase: MNDNVDEQELELLKYPIGRFAAKGNRTAEVREESVAVFRQLAEELRAAVQPLTAEQQHTPYRPGGWTVIQVVHHLADTGMYAYLRFKRGLTEEAPLVPSYRQDLWAELSDSSNEPVESSLQLIGLLNRRFATLLESLQPEDYDRTFVSGGLGEMTLDAAVERYIWHSRHHIAQITALIQRSGW, translated from the coding sequence ATGAACGACAATGTGGACGAGCAGGAGCTGGAATTGTTAAAATACCCGATTGGAAGATTCGCCGCTAAGGGGAACCGGACAGCAGAGGTGCGGGAAGAATCGGTTGCGGTCTTTAGGCAGTTGGCAGAGGAGCTGCGGGCAGCAGTCCAGCCGCTAACGGCGGAACAGCAGCATACCCCTTACCGGCCGGGCGGCTGGACCGTGATTCAGGTCGTGCATCATCTCGCCGATACGGGCATGTACGCGTACCTCCGCTTCAAGCGTGGACTGACGGAGGAAGCGCCGCTGGTTCCAAGCTACAGACAGGATCTGTGGGCGGAACTGAGCGATTCTTCCAACGAACCGGTGGAATCCTCACTCCAGCTCATCGGACTGCTTAACCGCAGATTCGCGACCTTACTGGAGTCCTTGCAGCCTGAGGATTATGACCGGACCTTCGTAAGCGGCGGTCTTGGTGAGATGACACTGGATGCTGCAGTGGAGAGGTACATCTGGCACAGCCGCCATCATATCGCGCAGATTACAGCATTGATCCAGCGAAGCGGCTGGTAA
- a CDS encoding cupin domain-containing protein: MDYTSPNTQFTFDMNGNTLFKKDDCNYINVLGIKNLNTLENTSLLDIYLSRSNVVEPHYHQNAAELVYCISGAAVVSLINPFTNELLHFPITPGQVANVPQGWWHYEVATMDCTHLLAIFDAPTPEVILGSDLLSLTPANVLAHTYCLNEALVKEALAPVKPQTFIGPPADCCPPAKAAAENMKGTHIAPANMAPMMANANMQPYMHQQQAPQSFGYQPMAVHGYYAQPYAQPYRQQQYVQATPQAVHEAGTE; the protein is encoded by the coding sequence ATGGACTATACGTCGCCCAATACACAGTTTACGTTTGATATGAATGGCAACACCTTATTCAAGAAGGATGACTGCAATTATATCAACGTACTGGGCATCAAAAATCTGAACACCCTGGAGAATACTTCGCTGCTCGATATCTATCTCAGCAGATCCAATGTGGTCGAGCCGCATTATCATCAAAATGCCGCTGAGCTGGTCTATTGTATCTCGGGCGCGGCAGTGGTGTCACTGATCAACCCGTTTACGAACGAGCTGCTGCATTTTCCGATCACTCCGGGTCAGGTTGCCAATGTGCCGCAGGGCTGGTGGCATTATGAAGTGGCCACGATGGATTGCACCCATCTGCTGGCGATCTTCGATGCCCCTACACCGGAGGTCATCCTCGGTTCGGATCTTCTGAGCCTAACCCCGGCTAATGTGTTGGCACATACCTATTGCCTTAATGAAGCGCTGGTTAAGGAAGCACTCGCTCCGGTGAAGCCTCAGACCTTCATTGGTCCGCCTGCGGATTGCTGTCCCCCTGCGAAGGCGGCAGCCGAGAATATGAAGGGAACCCACATCGCTCCTGCCAATATGGCGCCGATGATGGCTAATGCGAACATGCAGCCTTACATGCACCAGCAGCAGGCTCCGCAATCCTTCGGATACCAGCCGATGGCGGTACATGGTTATTATGCGCAGCCATATGCCCAGCCCTACCGCCAGCAGCAATACGTCCAGGCTACTCCGCAAGCTGTACATGAGGCTGGAACCGAATAA
- a CDS encoding MerR family transcriptional regulator, producing the protein MKGMTRGELARQAGLSAATIRYYEDSGILPVPERTAKGYRIYSADVLVKLKFIKDAKVLGYSLKEIQAALALLGSKMDEETLKELVRDKITEIDEKVAALYAIQSMLAGLLETPQEDIQNYLHSFQVPDKNH; encoded by the coding sequence CCCGTGGGGAGCTGGCGCGGCAGGCGGGGCTGAGTGCGGCAACCATCCGTTACTATGAAGACAGCGGGATCCTGCCAGTGCCGGAGCGGACCGCTAAGGGATACCGGATCTACTCTGCAGATGTTCTGGTGAAGCTGAAGTTCATCAAGGATGCCAAAGTACTGGGTTATTCACTGAAAGAAATCCAGGCGGCGCTTGCCCTGCTCGGCTCGAAGATGGATGAAGAGACCTTGAAGGAACTCGTCCGCGACAAAATCACCGAAATCGACGAAAAGGTTGCGGCCCTGTATGCTATTCAAAGCATGCTGGCCGGTCTGCTCGAGACCCCGCAGGAGGATATTCAGAATTATCTGCATTCCTTCCAGGTTCCAGATAAGAATCACTGA